From Halobacillus sp. Marseille-Q1614, the proteins below share one genomic window:
- a CDS encoding Hsp20/alpha crystallin family protein: MRREFERIFSDFPMNFDNERNFGGIRVDVHETENEVIAACDIPGLEKKENVNIDLENNTLSISGSVNKTNETKEENMYRKECYTGSFHRAVSLPCPVSHEGVKATYKNGVLEVRMPKLTRDTKNRINVDFH, translated from the coding sequence ATGCGAAGAGAGTTTGAGCGGATTTTTTCTGATTTTCCAATGAACTTTGACAATGAACGTAATTTTGGCGGGATTCGTGTGGATGTACATGAGACAGAAAACGAAGTCATTGCGGCCTGTGACATCCCAGGGCTTGAAAAGAAGGAAAATGTCAACATCGATCTCGAAAACAATACATTAAGCATCAGTGGTTCCGTGAACAAGACGAACGAAACGAAAGAAGAAAACATGTATAGAAAAGAATGTTACACGGGCAGTTTTCACCGTGCGGTTTCTCTCCCATGTCCTGTTTCCCATGAAGGCGTTAAAGCCACTTATAAAAATGGTGTGCTGGAAGTGAGAATGCCTAAATTAACGAGAGATACTAAAAACAGAATTAATGTAGATTTTCATTAA
- the mngB gene encoding mannosylglycerate hydrolase gives MKQVHVVPHMHWDREWYFSTEESRILLVNNMEEIMDRLETDPDYPYYVLDGQTSILEDYFAVKPEAKDRVKKLVQQGKLIIGPWYTQTDEMVVGSESIVRNLLYGIKDSKEFGQPMMIGYLPDSFGQSAQMPHIFNGFDIKYTIFWRGTSERHGTDKTEFYWETADGSKVLVQLLPLGYAIGKYLPQEEKALKQRMEKYFPVLDRGATTEHLVLPNGHDQMPIQKDIFEVMGKLKQLYPDREFFLSKYENIFAEIEKQNDLATLEGEFLDGKYMRVHRSIYSTRMDIKAANTRVENKITNVLEPLASMAYDLGFEYHHGLIELIWKEIMKNHAHDSIGCCCSDKVHREIANRLFLAEEKTDQLIEFYKRQIVDAVDTEEDTDRLTLFNFLPYEREEVVTTEIISKYKGFSLEDARGKALDYEILHKEEIDPGLIDRQIVHYGNYEPFIKYQIQLKETLPPIGYTTFFVKENDEKSVEERRQKDRVETEYYEVSVNQNGTLNIYDKQLGKSFDQVLLLENGGDDGDEYDFSPLEEEELIFSDEVEADIKAVQNKYAAEIDIEYSLKVPANLEDRKVGKKNSRVDVGLNIHIPNHKPMIEVSCELDNQARDHRLRAYIPTDLSSSFSIADNQFGHIKRSVVDPAMDVWQEENWSERPDAIYPMLSYIGLSNEEYGVSVLTNSTREYEITGDSYNTIAITLFRSIGHLGKAEMLRRPGRPSGIKLPTPDSQMIGKLTVDFALYLHKGSTLKANSARAAKDFLTPVHTYNKIPYNAMKLNKSDVITPVEYQLLKETDDSAVLSTLKKSEWEDSLVMRVYNAKEEEVEAGFKIEGLKEAVLTNLNEDKLEDLDMNRERIELSIKVNQSQTFTIKK, from the coding sequence ATGAAGCAAGTCCACGTCGTTCCGCATATGCACTGGGATCGGGAATGGTATTTTTCAACTGAAGAATCTAGAATTTTACTCGTTAATAATATGGAAGAGATTATGGACCGTTTGGAAACGGATCCTGACTATCCTTACTATGTCTTAGATGGTCAAACCTCTATTTTAGAAGATTACTTTGCGGTGAAACCGGAAGCTAAGGATCGGGTGAAGAAACTTGTCCAGCAAGGCAAGCTGATTATCGGCCCATGGTATACACAGACAGACGAAATGGTCGTTGGCAGTGAATCGATTGTTCGTAATCTGCTTTATGGGATTAAAGACAGCAAGGAATTCGGCCAGCCGATGATGATCGGATATCTTCCTGACTCTTTTGGACAATCCGCGCAAATGCCCCATATTTTTAACGGATTTGATATAAAATATACAATTTTCTGGCGGGGGACGTCTGAACGTCACGGTACCGATAAAACGGAATTCTACTGGGAAACAGCTGATGGTTCGAAGGTGCTCGTTCAGCTCCTGCCATTAGGATACGCAATTGGGAAGTACCTGCCGCAGGAAGAAAAAGCGTTAAAGCAGCGAATGGAAAAGTACTTTCCTGTATTAGATCGCGGGGCAACCACTGAGCATTTAGTGCTTCCCAACGGTCACGATCAAATGCCGATCCAAAAAGATATCTTTGAAGTCATGGGGAAGCTGAAGCAGTTATACCCTGACCGTGAGTTTTTCTTAAGCAAGTATGAAAACATATTTGCAGAAATTGAAAAACAAAATGATCTGGCCACTTTGGAAGGTGAATTTTTAGACGGTAAATACATGCGAGTACACCGAAGCATTTACTCGACCCGTATGGACATTAAAGCTGCCAACACAAGAGTCGAAAATAAAATTACTAATGTGTTGGAGCCGCTGGCTTCCATGGCTTATGATCTCGGTTTTGAATATCACCATGGGTTAATAGAATTAATATGGAAAGAAATCATGAAAAACCACGCCCATGACAGTATTGGCTGCTGTTGTTCAGATAAAGTTCATAGAGAGATCGCTAACAGGTTATTCCTAGCTGAAGAAAAAACCGATCAGCTGATTGAATTTTATAAAAGACAAATTGTTGATGCGGTCGATACTGAAGAAGATACTGACCGATTAACGTTATTTAACTTCTTGCCATATGAGCGCGAGGAAGTTGTAACCACAGAGATTATTTCAAAATATAAAGGCTTTTCTTTGGAAGATGCTCGAGGCAAGGCGTTAGATTATGAGATTCTTCACAAGGAAGAAATTGACCCTGGACTGATTGACCGCCAAATTGTTCACTACGGAAACTATGAACCTTTTATTAAGTATCAAATTCAGCTGAAAGAAACATTGCCGCCGATAGGCTACACCACCTTTTTTGTCAAAGAGAATGACGAGAAATCGGTGGAGGAAAGAAGGCAAAAAGATAGAGTAGAAACAGAGTACTATGAAGTATCAGTCAATCAGAATGGAACGTTAAACATCTATGATAAGCAATTAGGAAAGTCGTTTGATCAAGTGCTTCTGCTGGAGAATGGCGGAGATGACGGGGATGAATATGACTTCTCCCCACTTGAAGAGGAAGAGCTGATTTTCAGTGATGAGGTCGAAGCTGATATTAAGGCCGTGCAAAACAAATATGCTGCCGAAATTGACATTGAATACAGCTTAAAAGTTCCTGCGAATTTAGAGGACAGAAAGGTTGGCAAGAAAAACAGCCGTGTTGACGTAGGTCTGAACATCCACATACCTAATCATAAACCTATGATTGAGGTTTCCTGTGAACTTGATAATCAAGCAAGAGATCATCGGCTGCGCGCCTACATCCCAACTGACTTAAGTTCAAGCTTTTCAATTGCCGATAATCAATTTGGCCATATTAAAAGAAGTGTAGTTGACCCCGCCATGGATGTATGGCAGGAAGAGAACTGGAGCGAACGTCCAGATGCCATTTATCCGATGTTAAGTTATATCGGGTTATCGAACGAAGAGTATGGTGTCAGTGTACTGACAAACAGTACAAGAGAATATGAGATTACAGGCGATTCCTATAATACAATCGCTATCACTTTATTTAGGAGTATCGGCCATTTAGGGAAAGCGGAAATGCTTAGAAGACCTGGCAGGCCTTCAGGAATTAAGCTGCCAACGCCCGATTCTCAAATGATTGGAAAGCTTACAGTGGATTTTGCCTTGTACCTCCATAAAGGAAGTACATTGAAAGCCAATTCAGCAAGGGCAGCGAAAGACTTTTTAACACCTGTTCACACTTACAATAAGATTCCTTATAATGCGATGAAGCTTAACAAGTCTGATGTGATTACTCCAGTAGAATATCAACTTTTAAAAGAAACGGACGATTCGGCTGTATTAAGTACTTTAAAGAAATCAGAATGGGAAGATTCCCTTGTGATGAGAGTGTATAATGCAAAAGAAGAAGAGGTGGAAGCAGGATTTAAAATTGAAGGATTAAAAGAGGCTGTTCTTACAAACTTAAATGAAGATAAACTGGAAGACTTGGATATGAATAGAGAACGAATAGAGCTGTCTATTAAAGTAAATCAATCACAGACTTTTACAATTAAAAAATGA
- a CDS encoding MerR family transcriptional regulator, translating to MEYTVSQLAQMSGVSGRTLRYYDQIGLLKPARINSSGYRIYGQKEVDLLQQILFYRELEVSLEDITEMIHQPDFDPTNALKNHYNKLIEKRARLDKIISTVEKTIETRQGGIAMSDKEKFEGFKEKMIDENEKKYGKEIREKYGDETVDASIAKLMGISEADYQAMTKLGDEIITLLEKAYKTGDPASEEAQELAAKHKDWLMYSWSSYSKEAHLGLAEMYVADERFTEYYDQHVKGGTEFLRDAIVIYTKKNKA from the coding sequence ATGGAATATACCGTAAGCCAATTAGCGCAAATGTCGGGTGTGAGCGGCCGAACACTTCGATATTATGATCAAATCGGGCTGTTAAAACCGGCAAGGATCAATTCTTCTGGTTACCGCATTTACGGTCAGAAAGAAGTGGATCTGCTGCAACAAATCCTGTTCTACCGGGAACTGGAGGTTAGTTTGGAGGATATCACCGAGATGATCCACCAGCCGGATTTTGATCCAACCAATGCCCTGAAAAATCATTACAATAAACTAATAGAGAAACGGGCCCGCCTGGACAAAATTATTTCAACTGTCGAGAAGACAATTGAAACCCGACAAGGAGGGATTGCGATGTCAGACAAAGAGAAGTTTGAAGGCTTTAAGGAAAAAATGATAGATGAAAACGAGAAGAAATATGGGAAAGAAATTCGGGAAAAGTATGGTGATGAGACAGTGGACGCAAGTATCGCCAAACTTATGGGGATTTCCGAAGCAGATTATCAAGCCATGACAAAGCTTGGGGATGAAATTATCACGTTACTTGAAAAAGCCTATAAAACAGGAGATCCGGCATCTGAGGAAGCTCAGGAACTTGCAGCAAAGCATAAGGATTGGCTGATGTATTCATGGTCCTCTTATTCAAAAGAAGCCCACTTGGGACTTGCTGAAATGTATGTGGCAGATGAGCGCTTTACGGAGTACTACGATCAGCATGTTAAAGGCGGGACAGAATTCCTGCGGGATGCCATCGTAATCTATACAAAAAAGAATAAAGCTTAA